A stretch of Streptomyces vietnamensis DNA encodes these proteins:
- a CDS encoding flavin monoamine oxidase family protein, which yields MGGGYAGLAAALRLHDHAVDFTLVEAADRVGGRVLTELRPDGGPIDHGGQWVGPTQTHLVGLAARFGCPTFPTWEKGSHIEVWHDGTRVPYTGAAPADGPGITEYVRITGLLDELARTVDTGRPWRTARFEEWDARTAQSFFRSETDDADALRRLALAVQGLWCTEPDEISLFHVLFYIAAAGGFEQLMETRGCAQDSRFGTGAAGPARAVAALLGDRVRLGEQALSIAYDADGVRVRTSTTVLRARRAIVALPPHAVRAVGFAPPLPAARDGWLSHSPMGRVAKVHAVYDTPFWREEGLSGVATLYDDGPVGVVFDNSPEDGAHGVLVGFVYGDRLDGFAALDEAGRRAAVLESLVSVAGPGAGRPRDYTEKIWTRDPFARGGYEAYATPGGWSGHGERGWREPTGPLHWAGTETASEWNGYIDGAVSSGYRAADEALAGLASLDGAAGLDGADLPDGSDEVGGSDRSEGVAR from the coding sequence GTGGGCGGAGGGTACGCCGGGCTGGCCGCGGCACTCCGACTCCACGACCACGCCGTCGACTTCACCCTGGTCGAGGCCGCCGACCGGGTCGGCGGGCGGGTCCTGACCGAGCTCCGACCGGACGGCGGGCCCATCGACCACGGCGGCCAATGGGTCGGCCCCACCCAGACCCACCTCGTCGGACTCGCGGCACGCTTCGGCTGTCCCACCTTCCCGACCTGGGAGAAGGGCAGCCACATCGAGGTCTGGCACGACGGCACGAGGGTCCCCTACACCGGCGCCGCGCCCGCCGACGGGCCCGGCATCACCGAGTACGTCCGGATCACCGGGCTCCTCGACGAGCTGGCCCGCACCGTGGACACCGGCCGACCGTGGCGCACGGCCCGTTTCGAGGAATGGGACGCCCGGACGGCGCAGTCCTTCTTCCGCTCCGAGACCGACGACGCGGACGCCCTGCGCCGCCTGGCCCTCGCCGTCCAAGGGCTGTGGTGCACGGAGCCCGACGAGATCTCGCTCTTCCACGTGCTCTTCTACATCGCCGCGGCCGGCGGCTTCGAACAGCTGATGGAGACCCGCGGCTGCGCCCAGGACAGCCGGTTCGGCACGGGCGCGGCCGGCCCGGCCCGCGCGGTCGCGGCCCTGCTCGGGGACCGCGTCCGCCTCGGCGAGCAGGCGCTCTCGATCGCGTACGACGCCGACGGCGTCCGCGTCCGCACCTCGACCACCGTGCTCCGGGCGCGCCGGGCGATCGTGGCCCTGCCCCCGCACGCCGTACGGGCGGTGGGCTTCGCGCCGCCCCTGCCCGCCGCCCGGGACGGCTGGCTGTCGCACAGCCCGATGGGACGGGTCGCCAAGGTCCACGCGGTCTACGACACCCCGTTCTGGCGCGAGGAGGGGCTGTCCGGCGTGGCGACCCTGTACGACGACGGGCCGGTCGGCGTCGTGTTCGACAACTCCCCGGAGGACGGTGCGCACGGCGTTCTCGTCGGATTCGTGTACGGCGACCGCCTGGACGGCTTCGCCGCCCTGGACGAGGCCGGCCGCAGGGCCGCCGTACTGGAAAGCCTCGTCTCCGTGGCCGGACCCGGGGCCGGGCGGCCGCGCGACTACACGGAGAAGATCTGGACCCGGGACCCCTTCGCCCGGGGCGGATACGAGGCCTACGCGACGCCCGGCGGATGGAGCGGCCACGGCGAACGCGGCTGGCGGGAACCGACCGGCCCGCTGCACTGGGCGGGGACGGAGACCGCGTCGGAGTGGAACGGCTACATCGACGGCGCGGTGTCGTCGGGATACCGGGCCGCCGACGAAGCCCTCGCCGGCCTGGCGAGCCTGGACGGGGCGGCCGGGCTGGACGGGGCAGACCTGCCAGACGGGTCGGACGAGGTGGGCGGGTCGGACCGGTCTGAGGGGGTGGCGCGATGA